The Dreissena polymorpha isolate Duluth1 chromosome 9, UMN_Dpol_1.0, whole genome shotgun sequence genome contains the following window.
AATGCAAGTTGTTTGCGTTTgatttatattttgttgtatgTGCAGTTTTTTCGCATGCGCAGAGCTCTTCAGAAGTATTTCCTCTTGTAAGCATTAATGCAGTGTAGTGTAAATCATCTGAATCAATACGGACTTATcatttgtatataattttattgctTATCTGAAGaaagttttatatatatatatatatatatatatatatatatatatatatatatatatatatatatatatatatatatatatatatatatatatatatatatatatatataaacacctCTTCCTTATATCAAGCATTGTAAATTTTCCGGCTACGCGCATGGATTTGCGATGTTCCTATTAACATGGCCACGTCCCTTGTTATCAAAAGAAGAATGATTTTGAATGTTAAAACGACTTCATGTATGgaccaattcacgcgtgacgACACAATCAAGTATCTGATCTCGTACGGGCACGAAGGTAAACATAAAGCATAACAAAGGCCGATGAAATAGAGCGTAGTCGACAAGTTTTTTTGGATTTGACAAGTTTATTTTTAGACATGCCTACGAGTTGTTGTTCTACAGGATGCAAACAGATGAAAACTTATGGTAGCACTATACAGTTTTTTAGCCTTAGTGTCGAATTGGCAGGGGagaaatttctaataaatagggATACAATGAAACTGAGCAACAATAACagtgttttacaagtttaaagtacatgtatcagatttgagtggtggtggtttgaaatgcatgcttagtgaattcgAAAATGTGTCCAGTGCATAGCCAGTGTCTCTGCTGGGCTGCCAAGGTCATGAAATACGAACATGCTGGTTTCTAGCTCCAAAGgctaattttgcatgaattttaaaggtGCCTCCACTCAACTGAATTTCTGTGAAAATCCACGTGGATGACCCTAGGATTCTTCGGTGTCGGTCAAATATCTGGTTAGTGATGCAGTAAAACAGAAAGTGtttaatgaactggcatttgcagtttagtggtaaatttgtgttgaaaatcacGGAAATGGCCGCCAAAACAGGTGACATTCAGACCCCAAAATTGGCTGATTTTTCATGATAAGAATATAGAGCACGTGGCTGCACCATGGCTATCCATGTATTGTTTGGAAGAATTACCCCAAACAATACTGaatatatgttttgtatgatttcaggtgtaGACGTTGTGTCAGCAGTGAGGACGGACAGTGCCCCCACCCCGGCAGCCAGTAgccgatttgtgaaaaactgtagTGTTTCCCCTTAAGGTTCAGTAATTCGGTTTTATCGCTTAACTTAAGATAAAAATCGAAGAATGAAATGGAGAACTGCAACGAAACGAATATAGGTCGAAAACCACAACAAGCTGTGGGAACCATCATATCACGTGAGACGGTGCAGTCTTCATGTTGTGTCCGGtacttaaaacttagtatttACGATAgagaaaaaactaatttaaattaattattttaaacagttaaaactgTACTTGTTTATCTGTCTTTTAACATGATGTGTAGTTTGTAGAGTTTATCACTTTTCAAGGCAGTAGCAACATTATTAATTGAAGcgttgttgttttgttgtctcataaaaagaaacaaataaaataattaaaagaataTTGCGGACGTCATCATGTCGTACtattacatattgttttacaGGTCAACCGTCTACACATGATTTTTCTTCTAATAAGTTTAtgtgaaataaataatgtttcgAAGGTATTTAAAGTGCTGAACCTGAGATCATCTGTATGTTTTCAATAACAACACCTTTCAGCTACcctttccttatatatatatttataaactattGATTCGAATTTCGCTTTcatgtaaagtttttttttatatgttaagcAAAATGTAGATGTTTAATACAATTACAGTGTCGAATTCAACATATATATTTCCTAGAATATTCTATCTTTGCCTATGTAATTAGTTAGACAATTATTAGAAAAAAGTAACATGCTAGTCAAATTCACTATTTCTGCTGcatgtgtatataattatattgataaatcaaACCAGATTAAAGTGTTTatattattgtaattttttttctacaaaatgaaCATGCGTGTCACTGTATATTATTATATGGAAACTACACAATTAAACCAAATACAAGTGTTTATATAATGTTACTTGTTCTTCAAAATCTACATGCTTGTCAAATGTTTCTCttgtatgtttatattgtttacaatttattCTGCAAATTAAGGCAAACACATATGATCTTATGATCAAATTaagtcaaaaaaaaatattatgtatatgtaatgaTCCTGATAAAACTAATTCTGTACAAATTTACATGCATTAAATCACCTCAATAAATAGCAattcattatattaaaataattaaacttaaaaaagtGCTTACTTCTGCACTAGAGTGTTTGATCTTAAAAAATCTCTGTATAATACTGTTTGTCATAGCGACTGACTTATCAACCTATATATTTGCTCTGTTTATCTGATATTTTTATGACTGAATTATTAAACTTATATATCTTCAATTTCTCTATAATAACTTTTTCCGGAGGTTTTACGCAAAgctttcagatattaagctgatttttatgccccaatATGTTGGCATAGTAGAGCAGTCGGTCAATCTGTCAGGCAATCCGTCTGTCCGTGTCCGTCTGTATGTATGTtgacctacatgacctacagatgaagtatTAAATTCGTTCCGGTCCGTTGATTTTTTAAGACAAACGTGCCTTTGACTGATCAGAtttttttcaagggaagtaataagctttagaacgtgatacattttatttttcattcgttATGTACAAGGGCTATTTTCGACAATggaagtaattttttttaaaggatataatccAAGATATGAGCTAATATTAATACAACGTAAAATGCATGGAGATGTGAGACAAAAGTGGGTATATATCTTTTCTCTATTATAACCGTTTTCCCGATGGTTTTACACAACGTTTTCAGATATTGATCTTactttggtatgtgagtctataTAAATGACTAACAGATGCAGTGTGGAATTCGTTCCTTTCCGTTGATCTGTGGCGAAATTATGGGCCTTTGACTTAAAGCAATTTTGTCAATATTAACCGTGTTCCATGTTTTATTTTACGCAAAGCTATCAGATATTGAGCTATTTGCATCTACCTAAATGAACTACAGAAATTTGTTTTCTATAATAACGGTTTaaagatatttagctgatttgtATGCTCCCCtgtagtctgtctgtctgtccgtgtccgtctgtctttccgtccggaattccgttttccggaggttttttacccaacgctttaagatattgagctgttTTTGGTATATGAGTcgacctacatgacctacagatacAGAGTGAAATTCGTTTCTGTTCGCGACGAAGATATGGGTCTTTGATAAATCAACTCCGGAAAACGATTATTATAAGGAACTTATAATAATCGTTTTTCCGGAGTTGTTTTACGCAAAGCTTTCAGATAATAGGctaatttttggtatgtgagtacCAACCTGCCAATAACGACCACTCAAGgcatttggtcgttgtggtctttgttcacatgtggtctttattggcagggtcgattgaaattttgcaaaatatgctagtaggcttttaacaggtaccttaacTACCAATGTACGCGTTCATCCAAGTTCAAGAACTTGCGCTTGGATGCCATAATGGTTAACGTTTACTGACAATTTACTTTAATCTATAATCTATGCACGTcttatcacggagaaatttaagtaaggaatgaatatcaaaatgtatgtgcgtagtTGGCATCGTTATTGTAACGAAACCGTAAATTTCATTAATTTGTTGGTGTAAGCCCCAaacttttctttgatatttttcgGCAATAAGTACCTTAATCGcgatacattaaaataaaaaagcaactcttcttacacttttgacaaactgtgaaaTGCATAAACGAAGCAGGCGGCTACCCATAAGcaatgtgtgtttaaaaaaaacaactgctatcgagtaaAGTGAACTGtgacttgccaatatctccattaCGACCGACCAGTGCACTGGTCagatgtttatcacgtgactatcacagcatCATGGCGGCCTTAGTTTTATTGACGGTTGTGAAAGGaatacaagattatttttttttgcaaaccgaTGAGAACGTACAATGTTTAATAGAAAATGCTGCAAAAATATCGTATCGTTGTATTAATAAGTTAATGTATGCTGTTTTgtcaaatcaaaattatttgtattaaaacgaTTTTGTTAGTAAATCAACTTTaaatttgggaatgtaaaatggtgGTCGCTGGTCATTggagtggtcgttgtaagctatcaaaatcgactttgggaatgtaaaatggaCGTCGCTTGTCGTTGTTGGCAGGTGGGTGTTATTCGCAGGTTccatatatagtgaaatcgttcggggaGAAATcgatgtggtcgttattgacaagTGGTCGCTATTCAAAGGCGGTCGCTCCGGCAGGTTAGACTGTATGCCTTCATTATCCACAGATAAAGTGTGAAAtgcgttccggtccattgattttgggCGAAGAAATTGGGGTTGGACTTAGTAATGTCCTCTAAAATAACCGTTTTGAGAGTTGTTTTACGCAACGATTTCATATGTTGAGTTGATAATGTGTATGTAAGGTTACCTAAATGACAAAcggatgaagtgtgaaatttgttccgGTCAATTGATTTTTAGCGAAGTTATTAGGCCTTGGAGTTAGAAAGTATCTGTATTATAACCTTTTCCGCTTTCTTTATACTggacgctttcagatatttagctgagtTTGGGTAGTTGAGTCTATCTACATGACAGGTGAGTTTCGTTTTGTTACATTGATTGTTGgctaagttatgggccttgttttctCTCAAATATTgtcgtgcggcttcaaagcgcagtttggcgcattgtgtttcacaaacgcagcttttgtttaaatcatggtTTGAAACACGCCTTCATTTAGTTGGTTACTTGATGCGCAACGCTGAACTTTCAACCTTTTACTGTTATGATGAGTTTTGAAAAGTATTGAATTTCAATCATTTCCTATTTTTCATAGGAATTATTAACGcagttaaacaaaaatatcacGCTTAAGCACTTATAAAGCGTTTAAAAGCCTTTTATTCCCAGTAGCCTACGATTCATCTTAGCTCACACAAAGGGTACACAAACTATGAACGAAATAATTAACCAAAACGAGTTTACGCCAATTTGCATGAATAAATTGTCAAATAGTTTtagaaatattgaaacaaaataatggCGACACACACTTAAAGCAGCAAAATTGTACCTGTCCTAACATGGCCTTGTactacatgttttgtttttttaaataatctgaGGTTATGTAATGAATGGGTACTTTTGTCAAGACTTTTTCAGTAGTTGTTAAAAGTAGTTATGAATTGTCAAATATTCCTTTTACAATTGTTGTTTATATTGCCACCACTTATCCAGTTCTTGTGAAAAGAGACATAAGAAGTCAGGTATTgtcaaatatttctttttttgcaaatgttgtttatattgcCATGTTAAAGCTTTTGACGGTAAAATGTATAAGATGTATTCTAATATGCATGTATAGTGTGTAAACTCTGTAAGGTATGGAGTGGGATGCCCTCTACCAACACACACctttttacaatgaaaataaaatgtattcaacGGAAAAAACAGCATGTTGAGGGCATCTCTTGCAAAAAAGTGTGGACATGATTTTTTCTTTCCAAGTACGTTGATCTAATAGTATACATTATACTGCACGCCCCGATAAATTATCTGATATTACAActaatatatgattttattttggaCTTATATTATCAAATGTATCTTTTCATTGTTTAAGATTCAGACCAGTTAAATGTTATTTAGTATTACAAGGTCGCAGATAGCTATcatatattcaattgtttttttaatatgtgaTTAGATCTATATCGTTTAATATGCCTGTGTTGTCATAGTTTCGAAACGCATTTACTGACGTCATAAGTAACATGCCATTCAATTATGACTTAACATCCAAGCAGACTCATAAGCTACTGAACATTCGCAAATGAACATTGATTCTTTAACAACTTCCATAACATAATTTGCTGAAAGGGAAATTAAAATCTTGTTACGGTGTGCTTTTATGATTCAGTTTCAGAAAATCTTACTTGCGCGCACATGCATGTACAAACTATGCTTTCACATTTCTTTAGTATTCAGACCGAATATGTATTGTGTTATATAAATAAGCTTTTGCTCTAAATGTAtatgtcgcgttctgagaaaactgggcataatgccagtgcgcacagtccgcacaggttaatcagggacgacactatccacctaaacaagattttcggtaggaagggacttcctttcaacgaaaaataccactaaagtggaaagtgttgtccctgatcagcctgtgtggactgcacaggctaatatgggacgacactttacgcacatgcattatgcccaattttctcagaacgcgacacatatgatCTCAATTACATTGTTTGATGAATAAATTTAATAAGTTTCGATTTTAAGACAATTGCATTTATTGCGTGTTTACGTATACAAACAGACATCATTTAAAAAGCCAACCTGCTCTTAACCTTTCGTAATTTAAGAAATTGAAAGCAAGTCTCCTAAACGACAAACTTAATAACAAATGAAGCTTACTATATCGTGTCTCTTTTGAGTGGTCGCTTTAAAGTGAAATGGGGTAAACAAGTGCAATAAATCGTGTCATGTTTGTGTGTTAAATTTAATAACCCTATCTAAgcaaaacaaatatcaaataaaaatgaaccATAAAGGCGATATTCTCACGTTAGATCCACTTGAATAACATTCCATTCATGCTCCGAGATCTTAATTTCCATCTTTAAGTTCAAGTTCTTTTCCATTGTTATTATGTTCAGAATATAACGATTCATCATTTTTGCCGGAAACGGTATAATGTGCTAAAGCATATCTTATCATATTGCAATGTAAAATGTTCACCAATACTCGATATTCCTTGCATTAATGTAATACATGAGTCAACATAACAACAGAACTAAGTCACCGTGGGTATGATGCATATTAAGTTAAGTGTAATTATTATCCGATTACATCTCTACAAATATATGCCTTATATTAACTATATTAAATGTGAATACTGCTTAGACAATGGGCATTAATTGTTCTATGAAGCAATTTTATTGGTAAATGCAATCTTTATATAAAACGGGTTTTCACAAGTAAGGGGCTACTGTTTTGTACTGCCTAAGTACTGTtttaatatgaaatgaaacaattCATTAATACGTTTTTTAATGCAGCCACTTTAAATTTCATCTTCATcttgtttgaaaaaacaacaacacccattttgtgttaaagttgtGCGCATAATGGCTTTCTGTATTTAACATTTAGATCCCATCTGTTAACAATCATTTTTATTAGCTGCCTTCAATAAACTTGCTGAACAATGCTTTGCATTTTTTAAGGTTTCTCATCCTGACAAAACATTTCTGGACCGAATTATAtgtcatttatgttgtttttacgAAATTGATTCCTGAGGTTCTGTGTTCGGGACATGTACTTTTAATTATGTAACCCGTAATTtacttttcaaattattataCACTATTCCAATAACTATATAGATGTCAGTCATAGCATtgaattacataattacataaaaataaatatgcaaatctGTAAATAACGTCTTTTAAACCAATTTTTAATACTGCTTTAAAAATTGACTTTTAATGTTTTTAGGAAACATTAAATGTGTAAAGTGCAGCACGAAGGTAGAGATCAATCTTCAAATAATTTTGGGAGAATACTTACATAAATGTCAGACCGTTAGACAGATAAAAACAAACCGTGATAAAACTAAATTAATAACTTGTGAATGAATTATATTCATTATTATCATGGTGAAGAGTTTCAAACTTACTAGGCATTAGGCATTTATAACCAGAAGATATCATGAAGTGGTCCTTCATAGAATAATTAACCCATTATATGCGGGTGATTGTATGACCGCATATTTGTTCTAGTTAAAAAGTTCATCGCGAAACAAAGTTAGAAGAAAGTTATTGCCCTTAGCCAATATTGATAACGTTCATCAAGAAATTCGCTGCGTTTGTGAATTATATGTCATAATTTTACAAAAGagcaaaacacaaaaaaactagAGCCTTTTAGTCAGGTCATTATATTAAAGTACCCTTTCAACCAACAAAatattgttgcaatatttatttttaccgATCTTTGCAGGATAGAATGTCCTTGATAACACATCATTAGTTTACCaaaatcggacctccggaaagattttttttaaagatggccGCCTAGATGGCCGTCAATGCTTTTTAATGATCATAAGTGTTTAATTATCCGCTCCAGCTTGAAGAGTTTGATGTCTATAACCGGAGGTCAACGAATACTTTCAGATTATAGGACAAAGTGTAAGTTTAATATGTTAATACACAGAATATCAAAATGTCGTCCAAAAATGGCGATAACAATACGATGGACCATACGTCAGAAACTGTTGACTTTATTCTAAAACAACGAactgttttaaaatgttcaattcactttattcaattatatatgttaatttgTCCTTTGAAAAATATACATTCAGAAAGAATAGTTCCATTAACAGTTTTTTATCAACAATAACACAAATTGAGCGGACCCGTAATAGGTATATGTTCATTTATTGAATATTGAAAGCGATTTTCAAATTGTTTCTTCAAACCCAAAAGAAACTGTTCATTAATAGATAAGAATTTGAGCAAACATGTGATCCATAAATTTATGTTAACCATTTTATAATCTAATACTACTCTACAAagataatataaaacatattgtcGTTCACAACAGTTATAAAGATTGGTCCTATGGAAATAAAAATGTAGATGTCATTTGCTGGAATCAACTGTATATACGGATTATCCCAGCAGGTAGTTTGCAGCAGACTTGGGATCGTTGGACGTTAGGTAGCCTCTCCACAAGCTCGCGAACTGATCACGAGTGATGTTCTTACCCTGAACGCAATAAAAAGAATAAACATCATATTTTCAAACTTAAGCTTTACATGATTGAAGAAAGTATACACAAACTTTGATTATACCTATGAATGCAGTTGATATAGTTTACCCCTTATTTAGATAACAACTGCGAGGAGATCAAACACTCCTTACAATGATTACCTTTTTAACGGTTTATAGTCACACCATGCAGAGGTTTCAATGTCAAACATTAGTAGCTGATTCATATGTATTCAATCCGAATAATACGTGTTGTTGTGCGGGTTATAGTGCAATTAGAGCTTTGCTTCGAAGCAGTCGAATCGCAGAGTAGGTAATCGAACACAATCGTAATAGAAGTTATAAATATAAATCGCATATATTCCACTAACAAACAAAGAGTAAGAAACAGTAATTTGTTAGTGAACGATTGGTGAACGTTGTTTTTTACTAATCCTGCCCCATGAATTCATTGCGGTATGTTTTATCAGTAAACAGACTTATCCCGGAATCAGATTGCCTTAATAAACTGCCACCTATCTGCTGATAAAACGTAGGGTACCGATTTATGATCTTTTCGAAATCACAAACAATATTGACcgttattatttgaataaaactcCCGTTTTTCGACATAATAGACTTATCTTTGATATCGTTACAAACAATGAACTATTTTATCAACCTTTTTTCATCGAAATAATAAAGTATATCATGGCATGCATATTTGAAAGGACTGCACGTTTTTCAGTTTTGCTTGTACCGGTACATTAGTGGGGTTTTCCAAAAGCAAGCTGATGCCTGGACACATCGGATTACCATGATTTATTTTATCGCGATGTTAGTTTTTTTATGTAAGTACAGCGCAGACCGATATAAGTCTACTGTCATATTTTgactgttttattataaaaataatgacaTAAATAAAAGTAGCAGACATTTCTCTGTTGTCTATATAACTCATTACCTTACTAATTAACTGGAAAagttaatattttgtattatatttgtgaattattttgaattaaattgttcatgttattAAACCTAAATATTTTCAGATATGCCGAAAGTGTTTTCTTGACACATGAACTCTTGCGTTCGTTCCGTAAGCCGATTATGATGAGTTGCTGTTTTGAATGCTTTACTAATGATAAATAACTTTAAGTACGCACATTAGGGCGCCTACCCACAGGTTCATATACCTAACCGCCATTATTTCAGTTGGATCGACTTTTCCACAACGTTTCTTGACGAAATGCATATACAACTAAATCCCAAGATAAAGCTTCTACTGATTCCACGCTGACTTTACATGTCATTAGATTATGTTCTTTTTTCGCAAGGTAAAGGCATACAGGCATGCATTACACTCAGAAAAAAGACCCTGACTAGAAAGTCATTGAAATTATGTACGTATTATATCTTAAATTAATCTATCTGATCattgtttataaatgtatgaTATATTTAGAGTTGAATAGGTTTTCCACACTAGTGTACCAACAGTGTACGTACGCCAGAGATCTGCTGGAATGCCTGGCCGCACGCCTTCTCGGTTACTCCAAACCGCGTTAGGAACGTCGTGTATTCGCTGCAGTCGATAAAGTCATCACCTAAAGTCAACAGTTACACATAAtgcaaataacataaaaaaagaaCGGCAAACGTCATTAAATGAATCAGAAGTAAAGTAACCACTGATTCATGGCATACTATGTGCATTAGTTGTCTATTTGTTCATGCATTGAGCTGATACACTTGTTGCCGCTACACATCTCAAAACTTATGTCACTTGATCGTAAAACAAAAATGTCTTCTTGTTTACCGTTTTAGGATATTGCAAGTTGATCAAGAGTGATCGAAAAACTTACTCCATTTAAATCGAAATAATGAAAAACTACAACTTTATCAGTATATCAGCAAGAGAGAAACGGAATAATCACAGCACGGTATAGTTTCatatttcacaaaaattaacgaAAACTAAGCAAACCAGAAAATCCAATGAACTCAACTTTGATCCTCGCTAAGGAAAGGCCGATGCAAAGCAAAATATTAGGAAGTTTAAACCAGTTCACTAAATGGTCAAACTTATCCCAATTTATTCACTAAAAAAGGCACATTTACACAACGGAAAAGACGAACCacataaaacagaaacaaatcTGAATAAATCTGTTGTATATCCTTTGGAAAACATCATGTCAAAATCATATGCGTGCTTTAACTAACTTAAAGACGCCTTACCATATCTCTCGGTGCAAATTTATACACATTTTGCATTCTAGTAGACTTAAAATAGCATATGTTTGTTTCATTTATATGAACACCAATATTCAactgtttaatttaattatggCTTATATAATACAGGATCAAAATCTCAACCTGTTCACAATCACTTattgttttcatcaaataaaaaacaaacaacacatctGAATGTTTACCAGATTTGTCATTGACGTCGAACATGAGGTCCATGTATTTCTTCTGCCAAGCAGGGAACTGCCCCTTTTCGATATCGGCCAGACAGTCGCCCCACATTCGCAACCATTCCTCCTCAGTGATCTTTGAGTCCTGACAGAGGCGACACaccatttacattatttatttaaccaTTCAATAAGCGCTATTTATTTCGCGTTATTATTGATGTCGATAAATTTCGCAATACCTTAAATGCTATGCGGCCAGTGTGATTGTGCTCAAAAAAGCCTGTGATCTCAAAACTTTCAGGTACCCATTTCTTTGCGAAATAAACACAGTTTTTGATGATAAACTCCATTAGGCAATACCTACTTTTTTCAAACGTATCAATTAACAAAGGCattatttcttacatattttatGAAGTTTTTTTAAAATCTGCTCGAATCGGTTGGTTGCTTTTCAGTTATATTCAAATAGTATTTGATATCTTGGCATAATTTGGACGTTCGCTGGATGGCAAATGTTCGAATTGTAACTGTATCGGTCCATTTGGGAAGGTGTCTCTATTCAATACAAGCTGAAAGTGTTCTTATGATGCTGTAGCAAGCTCCAGCTCACCTTGTTTGTGTCCGCATACTCGACGAGTCCCTTCCAGACAATGTCCAGCGTCTCTTGGGCATTCACGTACTTCTCGCTGCCCTTGCTCCACTGTAGCACATCGCTAACTCTCTTCAGAGgcacagaacagaacataattatTAAAGGTTTGTATCGTACGAAAATcaacaatacaaattaaataagtgAAATCGTGTTTGAATCACTCACGGGAAAAAATAGTTCACGTTTAAGTGTTTTGAACTGCAAAGTTTTCCATTTCAGGTGACACCTATTTTTCAGAGTTAATGTGAAGAGTATTATGCAATAAAATCAAATCCACTTCAAGTCAAAATATGCCATAGTACCATTTTAAGTATGATGGTAATATAAGAAAAATCAGCCATGTAACTTACAGCTTGTTACAGGGAAACAACTATATTTGATTTATACTGTAGTGTTCCTATAGGTTAACCGCACGCAAGATTGTGCAGCGTTTATTACACGAGCCCGTAATTTCACATAATCGACGAGTGCGTTACACATCATCGAAAAACCACAACCGCCATAAAAAGTCATTTAATATATACCTTCTAACATTAAAAACGACGTTAAAATCCACCAACGCAACATATgatgcatacattttttacattaaaaaaaaatgaagtacgTTCATATGTATATGCTATCTTTAATACAATATGATGTTTAAATTCATTACGTTATTCAAATGTCCAAAGTGTTAAGCTGTTAAATACGGCAACGGACTTCAAACAGTATGATACAGCATTTAATATGGTCGTCTACAAAATACACTAGTATTTAAGTGATATTTTCGCAAGATATACAACTTTTAACTAATAAATATACTGTTTTGTTTCGTTTCGGAAAACTAAAAGCAAAACACCAAAATATtatacatctgataaagacaccAGTATTCGTTTAGTCTGAATGTTAATCTGCGTGAGTCTACGTCTCTAAAGCTTTTAAATTATGACGAAATCGTGTTGATACTCGTTTgtgtttcatttcatcgtgcctctGTATATACAAATCGAGTAGTTAAATGTAAAGTATGGTTAttaatttaatgataattaaattgacATGTTTTTTCTTGTATTGCTATTTAAATTAAGTCGAAATGCTATAAAACCAATTAGCATTGGTCTTTAAACTTTACATGAATGAACCAAGTGTGAGGTATTGGGCCCCGAGAAATCGGTTGAAACCCTCTTTGCTTTTGCAATGACCATTCTAGGTGGGGATCTCAGTTCTATTCATGATTGTGCGATGGTTATTTATGTATGCTTCATGAAAATAGCTTTTTATGCCTCACTGTTTTGCAATTCATCCTTTGCCATAAATATATGACCACATTGTGTAATAAAGTTGCCTTATGATATTGAATCTGAACGTTTGCTAAATGTGTATTCTTTATTTCACGCCATTTTGGAGTGTTTGTGACAAGATAAACATCGTTCCTGTTTGTTTT
Protein-coding sequences here:
- the LOC127845090 gene encoding calexcitin-2-like, which produces MAPLSDFQKKKILKLFTMLYDSNKDGVIEKQDFDIYLQRVSDVLQWSKGSEKYVNAQETLDIVWKGLVEYADTNKDSKITEEEWLRMWGDCLADIEKGQFPAWQKKYMDLMFDVNDKSGDDFIDCSEYTTFLTRFGVTEKACGQAFQQISGGKNITRDQFASLWRGYLTSNDPKSAANYLLG